The following proteins come from a genomic window of Drosophila sulfurigaster albostrigata strain 15112-1811.04 chromosome X, ASM2355843v2, whole genome shotgun sequence:
- the LOC133847293 gene encoding coiled-coil domain-containing protein CG32809 isoform X1: MLIRWKSKDKSASTNQSGSGSSSSSSKKKRKGREGEEDWQNENKPGRLPPSEQSGDERRRAMRRDDPRRHTLGGDILVYGNSQHPHAHQMTQQQRAMDLEMSTRAQKNKKNQPMRGYAPVNQGPLFDDDPGIMSEVETASTGFRRGGKQRSSLPVVRTPSKTLERPLGLVFLQYRSETKRALLPNEITSIDTVRALFVRSFPRQLTMSYLEGPNVKIYIHDASKDMFYELEDVRSHLREIRDRSVLRLFESTEVAAPPQILPGGPGIPQPLPQAPSNWDQDQSYFSEPEFDSDFKHQHIHKSKIGKQPAPYYVGSSQTLPRGMYASERNKVSMDGYTSSPERSTRGNYEEPYYSQYGTRGTVVAPIIDEEQSEAALAEDQYSLYGIKVGPNRLPHRGNQIYDPTRPEDLHRIRVEHMERQLANLTGLVQKALVNQNPQIAPMAVPQLDSNYLVVPSQIQANGSADELYVREKAPKLGKNSCQKSVSFEKSVSFSDDIQGIPKSHNPLHAAETKPTKPAIKSSTLPRTSSQERDRLKPPPPPKPIVLAQTSHPSYRADIALAPEVYNHLRGLQKKAKDLRMEVRTLRRLSQAQSVAVREDIKSTFMRIRATLLASSGSFWGQGDQDTTRISREEELYKQEVIRLEKDLSDLEASVENLRGEVINRRTRVNMTAVEDMALVLSRASKTVAELKLKFPTLSNGLRCILSNEMEKVVREEKFLKEEPDRLESALRRCKKLTGTLVTLKRLASVQEQRLPPNEPPITEESLRSTDISVPDKPIPTPRMGSFSISGGLAPENALDALLDELKTFSKPIAQQQQQQQQQKQQFEARPEDSISDESAQAAVQSTVTTQISQARLFTEANINVQQANTTTTTNSMVMAMTASNNTPAPRGSLTHQQSQQQLMVHTNVGGSLRRLHSFPSESDNEFPPTGPRASDGLSLSLSLANGGNSNSSSNSSSIKPPVPERNADLISKVGHKRIPPPPPPRTSSRSPLASPTSPNVPQNIVAAAAAANIGDNNMTIGIETVVMGVMGGGDTSSGDNSSGNESGNDHAQRQVALEMRHQELLKKQKLLQEQYQRLQQMSKLPSVDISCSSQDITTGAASTAHTLKQLGSETNIQQKIAALNLACETNTANAGAAAAAAAESAATAATNGVLISDATGGVVGGAVGAVVGSSGGTGAAAAAAGAGAGGNTTTMTTKQVYETEIL, from the exons ATGTTGATTCGTTGGAAGAGCAAAGATAAAAGTGCATCGACAAATCAAAGCGGCAGTGGAAGCAGCAGCTCATCGTCAAAGAAGAAGCGCAAAGGACGAGAAGGAG AAGAAGActggcaaaatgaaaataaaccgGGTCGCCTGCCGCCCAGCGAGCAAA GTGGCGACGAACGCAGGCGTGCGATGCGACGCGATGATCCACGACGGCACACGCTTGGAGGCGACATTCTGGTCTACGGCAACTCGCAGCATCCGCACGCACACCAAAtgacgcagcagcaacgcgCCATGGACCTAGAG ATGAGCACCCGAGCGcaaaagaataagaaaaatCAGCCAATGCGCGGCTATGCGCCCGTCAATCAGGGACCGCTGTTCGATGATGATCCCGGCATTATGTCCGAGGTGGAAACAGCAAGCACTGGATTTCGTCGTGGCGGCAAACAGCGCTCCTCGTTGCCAGTTGTGCGCACGCCGTCGAAAACGCTGGAGCGGCCGCTTGGGCTCGTGTTCCTGCAGTATCGGTCGGAAACGAAGCGAGCGCTACTCCCAAATGAGATCACATCGATAGACACTGTGCGAGCGTTGTTCGTGCGCTCGTTTCCACGTCAATTGACCATGTCGTATCTGGAGGGGCCGAACGTTAAGATCTACATTCACGATGCTAGCAAAGACATGTTCTACGAGCTAGAGGATGTGCGCTCGCATCTGCGTGAAATACGCGATCGCTCTGTGTTGCGGCTCTTCGAGTCCACCGAGGTGGCGGCTCCGCCTCAGATATTACCCGGTGGCCCTGGCATACCGCAGCCATTGCCGCAGGCACCATCGAATTGGGATCAGGATCAAAGTTATTTCAGCGAGCCGGAGTTCGATTCCGATTTTAAGCATCAGCACATTCACAAATCGAAG ATCGGCAAACAACCAGCCCCGTATTATGTTGGCTCATCGCAGACGTTACCCAGAGGAATGTATGCCTCAGAACGCAATAAAGTGTCAATGG ATGGTTATACCAGCTCTCCGGAGAGAAGCACACGCGGCAACTATGAGGAACCCTACTACAGCCAATATGGAACTCGCGGGACTGTCGTGGCGCCCATAATCGACGAAGAACAGAG CGAGGCGGCGCTCGCGGAAGACCAATACTCTCTGTATGGCATTAAAGTTGGCCCCAATCGTCTGCCCCATCGTGGTAATCAGATTTACGATCCAACCAG acCTGAAGATTTACATCGCATACGTGTCGAGCATATGGAGCGGCAATTGGCCAACTTGACTGGACTGGTCCAGAAGGCTTTAGTCAATCAAAATCCCCAAATCGCTCCAATGGCTGTGCCTCAATTAGACTCCAACTATCTAGTTGTTCCATCACAAATACAAG CCAACGGTTCCGCTGACGAGCTGTACGTTAGGGAAAAGGCGCCAAAGTTGGGCAAGAACTCATGTC AGAAATCCGTGTCGTTTGAGAAATCAGTTTCGTTTAGCGACGATATACAGGGAATTCCCAAGTCTCACAATCCTTTACATGCCG CTGAAACGAAGCCAACCAAGCCGGCAATCAAGTCGTCTACCTTGCCACGCACCTCGTCTCAAG AACGCGATCGCCTAAAGCCCCCTCCACCACCCAAACCAATTGTGCTGGCTCAGACATCCCACCCAAGCTACCGGGCGGATATTGCACTGGCGCCTGAGGTGTACAACCATTTGCGTGGCCTGCAAAAGAAAGCGAAGGACTTGCGGATGGAAGTGCGCACCTTGAGACGATTATCGCAAGCCCAATCAGTGGCTGTACGCGAGGATATAAAGAGCACATTTATGCGCATTCGAGCCACCCTCTTGGCGAGCAGCGGAAGCTTTTGGGGTCAAGGCGATCAGGATACCACGCGCATATCGAGGGAGGAGGAATTGTACAAGCAGGAGGTCATACGACTTGAAAAGGATCTCAGCGATTTGGAAGCCTCTGTGGAGAATTTACGTGGTGAAGTTATTAATCGACGGACACGTGTTAATATGACTGCTGTGGAGGACATGGCATTAGTTCTAAGTCGCGCAAg CAAAACTGTTGCTGAACTTAAACTAAAGTTTCCAACTCTGTCTAATGGGTTACGTTGCATATTATCCAACGAAATGGAAAAAGTGGTGCGAGAAGAAAAGTTCCTAAAAGAAGAGCCGGACCGCTTGGAGTCGGCATTACGTCGATGCAAAAAGCTGACAGGCACTTTGGTGACACTTAAACG TTTGGCTAGCGTGCAGGAACAACGCTTACCGCCCAATGAGCCGCCAATAACTGAAGAGTCTTTACGTTCTACAGATATATCTGTTCCTGACAAG ccAATCCCAACACCCAGGATGGGGTCGTTCTCTATCAGCGGGGGACTCGCACCCGAAAACGCACTCGATGCTCTGCTAGACGAgcttaaaacattttctaaGCCAATtgctcagcaacaacaacagcagcaacaacaaaagcagcaattCGAG GCTCGCCCCGAAGATTCTATATCCGATGAGAGCGCACAGGCTGCTGTGCAAAGTACAGTCACCACGCAAATATCACAGGCCCGTCTTTTCACGGAGGCCAACATCAATGTGCAACAGgcgaacacaacaacaacaacaaatagcatGGTTATGGCCATGActgcaagcaacaacacaccAGCTCCACGTGGATCCCTTACGCATCAGCAATCCCAACAGCAATTGATGGTGCACACTAATGTGGGGGGCAGTTTGCGTCGTCTGCACTCATTCCCCAGCGAATCGGACAACGAGTTTCCCCCAACTGGTCCCAGGGCCAGCGAcggtctcagtctcagtctcagtcttgCTAATGGTggtaacagtaacagtagcagtaacagcagcagcatcaagcCACCAGTGCCCGAGCGTAATGCTGATCTAATATCTAAAGTGGGCCACAAACGCATaccgccaccaccgccgccacgTACCAGCTCACGCAGTCCACTGGCCAGTCCGACAAGCCCAAATGTGCCACAGAATATAGTTgctgccgcagctgctgccaatATCGGGGACAACAATATGACGATTGGCATCGAGACAGTCGTTATGGGTGTTATGGGTGGTGGTGACACATCAAGCGGCGACAATTCCAGTGGCAATGAGTCCGGCAACGATCATGCACAACGGCAAGTCGCGCTCGAGATGCGCCACCAGGAGCTGCTGAAGAAGCAAAAGCTGTTGCAGGAGCAATACCAGCGACTGCAGCAGATGAGCAAGCTACCTTCCGTTGATATATCCTGCTCGTCGCAGGATATTACTACTGGAGCAGCGAGCACAGCACACACGCTCAAACAACTTGGCAGCGAAACGAATATTCAGCAAAAGATTGCCGCACTGAATTTGGCATGTGAAACGAACACTGCTAATGCTGGcgctgctgcggcggctgcGGCCGAGAGTGCTGCCACTGCGGCTACTAATGGTGTGTTGATCAGTGATGCTACGGGTGGTGTGGTCGGCGGCGCTGTCGGTGCTGTTGTAGGGTCGTCGGGTGGTAcgggcgctgctgctgccgctgctggtgCTGGTGCTGGTGGAAACACAACCACAATGACCACCAAGCAGGTGTATGAAACGGAAATACTTTAA
- the LOC133847293 gene encoding coiled-coil domain-containing protein CG32809 isoform X3: MLIRWKSKDKSASTNQSGSGSSSSSSKKKRKGREGEEDWQNENKPGRLPPSEQSGDERRRAMRRDDPRRHTLGGDILVYGNSQHPHAHQMTQQQRAMDLEMSTRAQKNKKNQPMRGYAPVNQGPLFDDDPGIMSEVETASTGFRRGGKQRSSLPVVRTPSKTLERPLGLVFLQYRSETKRALLPNEITSIDTVRALFVRSFPRQLTMSYLEGPNVKIYIHDASKDMFYELEDVRSHLREIRDRSVLRLFESTEVAAPPQILPGGPGIPQPLPQAPSNWDQDQSYFSEPEFDSDFKHQHIHKSKIGKQPAPYYVGSSQTLPRGMYASERNKVSMDGYTSSPERSTRGNYEEPYYSQYGTRGTVVAPIIDEEQSEAALAEDQYSLYGIKVGPNRLPHRGNQIYDPTRPEDLHRIRVEHMERQLANLTGLVQKALVNQNPQIAPMAVPQLDSNYLVVPSQIQERDRLKPPPPPKPIVLAQTSHPSYRADIALAPEVYNHLRGLQKKAKDLRMEVRTLRRLSQAQSVAVREDIKSTFMRIRATLLASSGSFWGQGDQDTTRISREEELYKQEVIRLEKDLSDLEASVENLRGEVINRRTRVNMTAVEDMALVLSRASKTVAELKLKFPTLSNGLRCILSNEMEKVVREEKFLKEEPDRLESALRRCKKLTGTLVTLKRLASVQEQRLPPNEPPITEESLRSTDISVPDKPIPTPRMGSFSISGGLAPENALDALLDELKTFSKPIAQQQQQQQQQKQQFEARPEDSISDESAQAAVQSTVTTQISQARLFTEANINVQQANTTTTTNSMVMAMTASNNTPAPRGSLTHQQSQQQLMVHTNVGGSLRRLHSFPSESDNEFPPTGPRASDGLSLSLSLANGGNSNSSSNSSSIKPPVPERNADLISKVGHKRIPPPPPPRTSSRSPLASPTSPNVPQNIVAAAAAANIGDNNMTIGIETVVMGVMGGGDTSSGDNSSGNESGNDHAQRQVALEMRHQELLKKQKLLQEQYQRLQQMSKLPSVDISCSSQDITTGAASTAHTLKQLGSETNIQQKIAALNLACETNTANAGAAAAAAAESAATAATNGVLISDATGGVVGGAVGAVVGSSGGTGAAAAAAGAGAGGNTTTMTTKQVYETEIL; encoded by the exons ATGTTGATTCGTTGGAAGAGCAAAGATAAAAGTGCATCGACAAATCAAAGCGGCAGTGGAAGCAGCAGCTCATCGTCAAAGAAGAAGCGCAAAGGACGAGAAGGAG AAGAAGActggcaaaatgaaaataaaccgGGTCGCCTGCCGCCCAGCGAGCAAA GTGGCGACGAACGCAGGCGTGCGATGCGACGCGATGATCCACGACGGCACACGCTTGGAGGCGACATTCTGGTCTACGGCAACTCGCAGCATCCGCACGCACACCAAAtgacgcagcagcaacgcgCCATGGACCTAGAG ATGAGCACCCGAGCGcaaaagaataagaaaaatCAGCCAATGCGCGGCTATGCGCCCGTCAATCAGGGACCGCTGTTCGATGATGATCCCGGCATTATGTCCGAGGTGGAAACAGCAAGCACTGGATTTCGTCGTGGCGGCAAACAGCGCTCCTCGTTGCCAGTTGTGCGCACGCCGTCGAAAACGCTGGAGCGGCCGCTTGGGCTCGTGTTCCTGCAGTATCGGTCGGAAACGAAGCGAGCGCTACTCCCAAATGAGATCACATCGATAGACACTGTGCGAGCGTTGTTCGTGCGCTCGTTTCCACGTCAATTGACCATGTCGTATCTGGAGGGGCCGAACGTTAAGATCTACATTCACGATGCTAGCAAAGACATGTTCTACGAGCTAGAGGATGTGCGCTCGCATCTGCGTGAAATACGCGATCGCTCTGTGTTGCGGCTCTTCGAGTCCACCGAGGTGGCGGCTCCGCCTCAGATATTACCCGGTGGCCCTGGCATACCGCAGCCATTGCCGCAGGCACCATCGAATTGGGATCAGGATCAAAGTTATTTCAGCGAGCCGGAGTTCGATTCCGATTTTAAGCATCAGCACATTCACAAATCGAAG ATCGGCAAACAACCAGCCCCGTATTATGTTGGCTCATCGCAGACGTTACCCAGAGGAATGTATGCCTCAGAACGCAATAAAGTGTCAATGG ATGGTTATACCAGCTCTCCGGAGAGAAGCACACGCGGCAACTATGAGGAACCCTACTACAGCCAATATGGAACTCGCGGGACTGTCGTGGCGCCCATAATCGACGAAGAACAGAG CGAGGCGGCGCTCGCGGAAGACCAATACTCTCTGTATGGCATTAAAGTTGGCCCCAATCGTCTGCCCCATCGTGGTAATCAGATTTACGATCCAACCAG acCTGAAGATTTACATCGCATACGTGTCGAGCATATGGAGCGGCAATTGGCCAACTTGACTGGACTGGTCCAGAAGGCTTTAGTCAATCAAAATCCCCAAATCGCTCCAATGGCTGTGCCTCAATTAGACTCCAACTATCTAGTTGTTCCATCACAAATACAAG AACGCGATCGCCTAAAGCCCCCTCCACCACCCAAACCAATTGTGCTGGCTCAGACATCCCACCCAAGCTACCGGGCGGATATTGCACTGGCGCCTGAGGTGTACAACCATTTGCGTGGCCTGCAAAAGAAAGCGAAGGACTTGCGGATGGAAGTGCGCACCTTGAGACGATTATCGCAAGCCCAATCAGTGGCTGTACGCGAGGATATAAAGAGCACATTTATGCGCATTCGAGCCACCCTCTTGGCGAGCAGCGGAAGCTTTTGGGGTCAAGGCGATCAGGATACCACGCGCATATCGAGGGAGGAGGAATTGTACAAGCAGGAGGTCATACGACTTGAAAAGGATCTCAGCGATTTGGAAGCCTCTGTGGAGAATTTACGTGGTGAAGTTATTAATCGACGGACACGTGTTAATATGACTGCTGTGGAGGACATGGCATTAGTTCTAAGTCGCGCAAg CAAAACTGTTGCTGAACTTAAACTAAAGTTTCCAACTCTGTCTAATGGGTTACGTTGCATATTATCCAACGAAATGGAAAAAGTGGTGCGAGAAGAAAAGTTCCTAAAAGAAGAGCCGGACCGCTTGGAGTCGGCATTACGTCGATGCAAAAAGCTGACAGGCACTTTGGTGACACTTAAACG TTTGGCTAGCGTGCAGGAACAACGCTTACCGCCCAATGAGCCGCCAATAACTGAAGAGTCTTTACGTTCTACAGATATATCTGTTCCTGACAAG ccAATCCCAACACCCAGGATGGGGTCGTTCTCTATCAGCGGGGGACTCGCACCCGAAAACGCACTCGATGCTCTGCTAGACGAgcttaaaacattttctaaGCCAATtgctcagcaacaacaacagcagcaacaacaaaagcagcaattCGAG GCTCGCCCCGAAGATTCTATATCCGATGAGAGCGCACAGGCTGCTGTGCAAAGTACAGTCACCACGCAAATATCACAGGCCCGTCTTTTCACGGAGGCCAACATCAATGTGCAACAGgcgaacacaacaacaacaacaaatagcatGGTTATGGCCATGActgcaagcaacaacacaccAGCTCCACGTGGATCCCTTACGCATCAGCAATCCCAACAGCAATTGATGGTGCACACTAATGTGGGGGGCAGTTTGCGTCGTCTGCACTCATTCCCCAGCGAATCGGACAACGAGTTTCCCCCAACTGGTCCCAGGGCCAGCGAcggtctcagtctcagtctcagtcttgCTAATGGTggtaacagtaacagtagcagtaacagcagcagcatcaagcCACCAGTGCCCGAGCGTAATGCTGATCTAATATCTAAAGTGGGCCACAAACGCATaccgccaccaccgccgccacgTACCAGCTCACGCAGTCCACTGGCCAGTCCGACAAGCCCAAATGTGCCACAGAATATAGTTgctgccgcagctgctgccaatATCGGGGACAACAATATGACGATTGGCATCGAGACAGTCGTTATGGGTGTTATGGGTGGTGGTGACACATCAAGCGGCGACAATTCCAGTGGCAATGAGTCCGGCAACGATCATGCACAACGGCAAGTCGCGCTCGAGATGCGCCACCAGGAGCTGCTGAAGAAGCAAAAGCTGTTGCAGGAGCAATACCAGCGACTGCAGCAGATGAGCAAGCTACCTTCCGTTGATATATCCTGCTCGTCGCAGGATATTACTACTGGAGCAGCGAGCACAGCACACACGCTCAAACAACTTGGCAGCGAAACGAATATTCAGCAAAAGATTGCCGCACTGAATTTGGCATGTGAAACGAACACTGCTAATGCTGGcgctgctgcggcggctgcGGCCGAGAGTGCTGCCACTGCGGCTACTAATGGTGTGTTGATCAGTGATGCTACGGGTGGTGTGGTCGGCGGCGCTGTCGGTGCTGTTGTAGGGTCGTCGGGTGGTAcgggcgctgctgctgccgctgctggtgCTGGTGCTGGTGGAAACACAACCACAATGACCACCAAGCAGGTGTATGAAACGGAAATACTTTAA
- the LOC133847293 gene encoding coiled-coil domain-containing protein CG32809 isoform X5, giving the protein MLIRWKSKDKSASTNQSGSGSSSSSSKKKRKGREGEDWQNENKPGRLPPSEQSGDERRRAMRRDDPRRHTLGGDILVYGNSQHPHAHQMTQQQRAMDLEMSTRAQKNKKNQPMRGYAPVNQGPLFDDDPGIMSEVETASTGFRRGGKQRSSLPVVRTPSKTLERPLGLVFLQYRSETKRALLPNEITSIDTVRALFVRSFPRQLTMSYLEGPNVKIYIHDASKDMFYELEDVRSHLREIRDRSVLRLFESTEVAAPPQILPGGPGIPQPLPQAPSNWDQDQSYFSEPEFDSDFKHQHIHKSKIGKQPAPYYVGSSQTLPRGMYASERNKVSMDGYTSSPERSTRGNYEEPYYSQYGTRGTVVAPIIDEEQSEAALAEDQYSLYGIKVGPNRLPHRGNQIYDPTRPEDLHRIRVEHMERQLANLTGLVQKALVNQNPQIAPMAVPQLDSNYLVVPSQIQERDRLKPPPPPKPIVLAQTSHPSYRADIALAPEVYNHLRGLQKKAKDLRMEVRTLRRLSQAQSVAVREDIKSTFMRIRATLLASSGSFWGQGDQDTTRISREEELYKQEVIRLEKDLSDLEASVENLRGEVINRRTRVNMTAVEDMALVLSRASKTVAELKLKFPTLSNGLRCILSNEMEKVVREEKFLKEEPDRLESALRRCKKLTGTLVTLKRLASVQEQRLPPNEPPITEESLRSTDISVPDKPIPTPRMGSFSISGGLAPENALDALLDELKTFSKPIAQQQQQQQQQKQQFEARPEDSISDESAQAAVQSTVTTQISQARLFTEANINVQQANTTTTTNSMVMAMTASNNTPAPRGSLTHQQSQQQLMVHTNVGGSLRRLHSFPSESDNEFPPTGPRASDGLSLSLSLANGGNSNSSSNSSSIKPPVPERNADLISKVGHKRIPPPPPPRTSSRSPLASPTSPNVPQNIVAAAAAANIGDNNMTIGIETVVMGVMGGGDTSSGDNSSGNESGNDHAQRQVALEMRHQELLKKQKLLQEQYQRLQQMSKLPSVDISCSSQDITTGAASTAHTLKQLGSETNIQQKIAALNLACETNTANAGAAAAAAAESAATAATNGVLISDATGGVVGGAVGAVVGSSGGTGAAAAAAGAGAGGNTTTMTTKQVYETEIL; this is encoded by the exons ATGTTGATTCGTTGGAAGAGCAAAGATAAAAGTGCATCGACAAATCAAAGCGGCAGTGGAAGCAGCAGCTCATCGTCAAAGAAGAAGCGCAAAGGACGAGAAGGAG AAGActggcaaaatgaaaataaaccgGGTCGCCTGCCGCCCAGCGAGCAAA GTGGCGACGAACGCAGGCGTGCGATGCGACGCGATGATCCACGACGGCACACGCTTGGAGGCGACATTCTGGTCTACGGCAACTCGCAGCATCCGCACGCACACCAAAtgacgcagcagcaacgcgCCATGGACCTAGAG ATGAGCACCCGAGCGcaaaagaataagaaaaatCAGCCAATGCGCGGCTATGCGCCCGTCAATCAGGGACCGCTGTTCGATGATGATCCCGGCATTATGTCCGAGGTGGAAACAGCAAGCACTGGATTTCGTCGTGGCGGCAAACAGCGCTCCTCGTTGCCAGTTGTGCGCACGCCGTCGAAAACGCTGGAGCGGCCGCTTGGGCTCGTGTTCCTGCAGTATCGGTCGGAAACGAAGCGAGCGCTACTCCCAAATGAGATCACATCGATAGACACTGTGCGAGCGTTGTTCGTGCGCTCGTTTCCACGTCAATTGACCATGTCGTATCTGGAGGGGCCGAACGTTAAGATCTACATTCACGATGCTAGCAAAGACATGTTCTACGAGCTAGAGGATGTGCGCTCGCATCTGCGTGAAATACGCGATCGCTCTGTGTTGCGGCTCTTCGAGTCCACCGAGGTGGCGGCTCCGCCTCAGATATTACCCGGTGGCCCTGGCATACCGCAGCCATTGCCGCAGGCACCATCGAATTGGGATCAGGATCAAAGTTATTTCAGCGAGCCGGAGTTCGATTCCGATTTTAAGCATCAGCACATTCACAAATCGAAG ATCGGCAAACAACCAGCCCCGTATTATGTTGGCTCATCGCAGACGTTACCCAGAGGAATGTATGCCTCAGAACGCAATAAAGTGTCAATGG ATGGTTATACCAGCTCTCCGGAGAGAAGCACACGCGGCAACTATGAGGAACCCTACTACAGCCAATATGGAACTCGCGGGACTGTCGTGGCGCCCATAATCGACGAAGAACAGAG CGAGGCGGCGCTCGCGGAAGACCAATACTCTCTGTATGGCATTAAAGTTGGCCCCAATCGTCTGCCCCATCGTGGTAATCAGATTTACGATCCAACCAG acCTGAAGATTTACATCGCATACGTGTCGAGCATATGGAGCGGCAATTGGCCAACTTGACTGGACTGGTCCAGAAGGCTTTAGTCAATCAAAATCCCCAAATCGCTCCAATGGCTGTGCCTCAATTAGACTCCAACTATCTAGTTGTTCCATCACAAATACAAG AACGCGATCGCCTAAAGCCCCCTCCACCACCCAAACCAATTGTGCTGGCTCAGACATCCCACCCAAGCTACCGGGCGGATATTGCACTGGCGCCTGAGGTGTACAACCATTTGCGTGGCCTGCAAAAGAAAGCGAAGGACTTGCGGATGGAAGTGCGCACCTTGAGACGATTATCGCAAGCCCAATCAGTGGCTGTACGCGAGGATATAAAGAGCACATTTATGCGCATTCGAGCCACCCTCTTGGCGAGCAGCGGAAGCTTTTGGGGTCAAGGCGATCAGGATACCACGCGCATATCGAGGGAGGAGGAATTGTACAAGCAGGAGGTCATACGACTTGAAAAGGATCTCAGCGATTTGGAAGCCTCTGTGGAGAATTTACGTGGTGAAGTTATTAATCGACGGACACGTGTTAATATGACTGCTGTGGAGGACATGGCATTAGTTCTAAGTCGCGCAAg CAAAACTGTTGCTGAACTTAAACTAAAGTTTCCAACTCTGTCTAATGGGTTACGTTGCATATTATCCAACGAAATGGAAAAAGTGGTGCGAGAAGAAAAGTTCCTAAAAGAAGAGCCGGACCGCTTGGAGTCGGCATTACGTCGATGCAAAAAGCTGACAGGCACTTTGGTGACACTTAAACG TTTGGCTAGCGTGCAGGAACAACGCTTACCGCCCAATGAGCCGCCAATAACTGAAGAGTCTTTACGTTCTACAGATATATCTGTTCCTGACAAG ccAATCCCAACACCCAGGATGGGGTCGTTCTCTATCAGCGGGGGACTCGCACCCGAAAACGCACTCGATGCTCTGCTAGACGAgcttaaaacattttctaaGCCAATtgctcagcaacaacaacagcagcaacaacaaaagcagcaattCGAG GCTCGCCCCGAAGATTCTATATCCGATGAGAGCGCACAGGCTGCTGTGCAAAGTACAGTCACCACGCAAATATCACAGGCCCGTCTTTTCACGGAGGCCAACATCAATGTGCAACAGgcgaacacaacaacaacaacaaatagcatGGTTATGGCCATGActgcaagcaacaacacaccAGCTCCACGTGGATCCCTTACGCATCAGCAATCCCAACAGCAATTGATGGTGCACACTAATGTGGGGGGCAGTTTGCGTCGTCTGCACTCATTCCCCAGCGAATCGGACAACGAGTTTCCCCCAACTGGTCCCAGGGCCAGCGAcggtctcagtctcagtctcagtcttgCTAATGGTggtaacagtaacagtagcagtaacagcagcagcatcaagcCACCAGTGCCCGAGCGTAATGCTGATCTAATATCTAAAGTGGGCCACAAACGCATaccgccaccaccgccgccacgTACCAGCTCACGCAGTCCACTGGCCAGTCCGACAAGCCCAAATGTGCCACAGAATATAGTTgctgccgcagctgctgccaatATCGGGGACAACAATATGACGATTGGCATCGAGACAGTCGTTATGGGTGTTATGGGTGGTGGTGACACATCAAGCGGCGACAATTCCAGTGGCAATGAGTCCGGCAACGATCATGCACAACGGCAAGTCGCGCTCGAGATGCGCCACCAGGAGCTGCTGAAGAAGCAAAAGCTGTTGCAGGAGCAATACCAGCGACTGCAGCAGATGAGCAAGCTACCTTCCGTTGATATATCCTGCTCGTCGCAGGATATTACTACTGGAGCAGCGAGCACAGCACACACGCTCAAACAACTTGGCAGCGAAACGAATATTCAGCAAAAGATTGCCGCACTGAATTTGGCATGTGAAACGAACACTGCTAATGCTGGcgctgctgcggcggctgcGGCCGAGAGTGCTGCCACTGCGGCTACTAATGGTGTGTTGATCAGTGATGCTACGGGTGGTGTGGTCGGCGGCGCTGTCGGTGCTGTTGTAGGGTCGTCGGGTGGTAcgggcgctgctgctgccgctgctggtgCTGGTGCTGGTGGAAACACAACCACAATGACCACCAAGCAGGTGTATGAAACGGAAATACTTTAA